In the genome of Porphyrobacter sp. ULC335, one region contains:
- a CDS encoding STAS domain-containing protein, whose amino-acid sequence MITLPPVCDRGAAAALYPEFAESLGPAPLVVDAARVERIGQAMLQLLVSAARSEGGIAIREPSAAFTAALHLTRLEHVVLEGVAA is encoded by the coding sequence ATGATCACCCTTCCCCCCGTCTGCGACCGGGGCGCCGCCGCGGCGCTTTATCCTGAATTCGCGGAATCGCTCGGGCCGGCGCCGCTTGTCGTTGATGCTGCCCGCGTCGAGCGGATCGGTCAGGCGATGCTGCAATTGCTGGTATCGGCCGCGCGCAGCGAAGGCGGGATCGCGATCCGCGAGCCTAGCGCTGCCTTTACCGCGGCGCTGCATCTCACCCGGCTTGAACATGTGGTGCTGGAAGGAGTGGCGGCATGA
- a CDS encoding methyl-accepting chemotaxis protein, translating into MISWFKKHAPIRRKFTLLIAATGALGMVNLLTAVLVMQGATGHLGAVLLTLATSLGAFVMMVVAKELICAPYVDTVVRMEALAAGDLITPFPHADHTDCVGRMSVAMSVFRETAEQSQTATGQAEQLVETLSGALDRLAEGDLTHRIIGMPPGEHQRLQDAFNASVGKLEAMIGAVRSTASGVRTSSDEIRAASEDLALRNEQQAASLEETAASVGTTVSLTRQSADNAIAAKTAIAKTHTRATEGGAVVGKAVAAMGAIEHSAREITQIIDVIDGIAFQTNLLALNAGVEAARAGEAGKGFAVVANEVRALAQRSAEAARDIKALIDKSTAHVGDGVSLVGETGTLLAEIVAQVGSVTEQVGAIAETTTAQASNLEQVNVAVGTIDRMTQQNAAMVEQSTAATRSLSSEAQRLSELVAQFRVSGAGQAAPASFVAPIPARTPAPAPAARMAPAPRKPAQPAQPAPPPVTGNLARKPAPALTTAFDEDDWSEF; encoded by the coding sequence CGCTGGGAATGGTGAACCTGCTGACCGCTGTGCTGGTCATGCAAGGTGCAACCGGTCATCTGGGCGCTGTCCTCCTGACGCTTGCCACATCGCTCGGTGCGTTTGTGATGATGGTCGTTGCCAAGGAGCTGATTTGTGCCCCCTATGTGGACACGGTCGTGCGCATGGAAGCGCTGGCTGCAGGCGATTTGATCACGCCATTTCCCCATGCCGACCATACGGACTGCGTCGGTAGAATGAGCGTGGCGATGAGCGTTTTCCGCGAGACTGCCGAGCAGAGCCAGACAGCAACTGGACAGGCCGAACAACTCGTCGAGACTCTCTCCGGTGCGTTGGACCGCCTTGCCGAGGGTGATCTGACTCACCGGATCATCGGCATGCCGCCGGGCGAGCATCAGCGGTTGCAGGATGCCTTCAACGCCTCAGTCGGCAAGCTTGAGGCGATGATCGGTGCGGTGCGCTCCACCGCCAGCGGCGTGCGCACCAGTTCCGACGAAATCCGCGCCGCGTCCGAAGACCTCGCCCTGCGCAACGAACAACAGGCCGCCAGCCTCGAAGAGACCGCCGCGTCGGTCGGCACCACCGTCAGCCTCACCCGCCAGTCCGCCGACAACGCCATCGCCGCCAAGACCGCCATCGCCAAGACCCACACCCGCGCCACCGAGGGCGGGGCCGTGGTCGGCAAGGCCGTCGCCGCAATGGGCGCGATCGAGCACTCCGCGCGCGAGATCACCCAGATCATCGACGTAATCGACGGCATCGCCTTCCAGACCAACCTGCTCGCGCTCAACGCCGGCGTCGAAGCCGCGCGCGCCGGCGAGGCGGGCAAGGGCTTTGCCGTGGTCGCCAACGAGGTCCGCGCCCTCGCCCAGCGCTCTGCCGAGGCCGCGCGCGACATCAAGGCCCTGATCGACAAGTCCACCGCCCATGTCGGCGACGGAGTGAGCCTGGTCGGCGAGACCGGCACGCTGCTCGCCGAGATCGTCGCGCAGGTCGGATCGGTCACCGAGCAGGTCGGCGCGATCGCCGAGACCACCACCGCGCAGGCCAGCAACCTCGAGCAGGTGAACGTTGCGGTCGGCACCATCGACCGCATGACCCAGCAAAACGCAGCGATGGTCGAACAATCGACCGCCGCCACCCGCAGCCTGTCCTCCGAAGCCCAGCGCCTCAGCGAGCTGGTCGCCCAGTTCCGGGTGAGCGGCGCAGGACAGGCAGCACCTGCAAGCTTCGTCGCCCCCATCCCCGCCCGCACACCGGCTCCGGCTCCAGCCGCGCGCATGGCCCCCGCACCCCGCAAGCCCGCACAGCCCGCACAGCCCGCACCGCCGCCAGTCACCGGCAACCTCGCCCGCAAACCCGCACCAGCCCTCACAACCGCCTTCGACGAGGACGACTGGAGCGAGTTCTGA